In one window of Drosophila mauritiana strain mau12 chromosome X, ASM438214v1, whole genome shotgun sequence DNA:
- the LOC117147081 gene encoding uncharacterized protein LOC117147081 has protein sequence MANRSHHNTSQPKDHQTATADRILDIHKLPRQVEYLWNGIEIAGRDGCIFGSTDIYVNEFSLGLSTEGELFSVIVSQRAEQHLCCVKKKKKRKKLKLLTIMSFSENDKTASATNSLTHNGTEDNMQSSNSLVDRSRPVSSVSSMNHELIEFVQLHASYIDISAETSMLYQNPIPNYNFDWSSIGLDEQEDTVGQDQPSQALTEYAVQPVNNVSPDALPWPIAEEPTSQANPNNFLQIKMEPYNKDGEGNENFAADQVQDPGVILPMPTANSCTLFMNIRQEPVLAIKMEIDSKDNELPTDVESKPNTNFSIFDIPNDRDNNLSNFPKRSGDQGTQSTATQSEIDANLVCKIENETTIVELPTTSNDIVCKIENDTTMVELPTTSNNINDEQPNNTDSDSVINSIYDLIDDLNLDYDELPTTSCGTETHPVDTQSNMDDNMPYDLISDINMDFVTPANRTYTAAAKPTRGTVYKVRKPRPVKSTITAPSNPSIAKMLREAAKKENASAAPQRPKKPNATATSSVPNFPNAHNWPACPPLQVGTIPTDETNDSMTQNRPMQTIGKVIQPRVKRTYTKRANKTNNTNNTNNTNNIRGGELTISNGLVERAGINIVMPPDPLISMVSVPHNPIQTTGKVIKPPPKRTYKKRVNKAMATNQSSGTEIEIPQTSSQAPIPRVKRTYTKRANKTNNTNILNDNSSGVMESNGGEPTIPNSQQIPNADVVPNLPIQPTDKPKAPRKPRAKKVINQQPGTDMPSEVSAQGETAQTKPNAKPKAPRVPKEPKAPKVPKPPKEPKPPKEPKPPKEPKPPKEPKPPKEPKPPKEPKPPKEPKPPKEPKPPKEPKPPKEPKPPKEPKPPKEPKTPKVPKTPKEPKTPKEPKTPKVPKTPKEPKTPKEPKTPKPPKAPRVPKEPKTPKVPKEPKAPRAPKVPKEPKEPKVPKTPRNPKAPKAPIQPKASMNQTPNSVQVPLPIEPVPLETLTRTNPIPSIVAEILRQGPITPISPIKSPEFLYHADQHTVANLNMPQSSGPANSSESSVNAIPRLPTTEGKQPSKESAESTEISGPCTNSTVRNTTSDERIKQGRVSKHSSRFSPSLRCVVRSLSSSSSSSSSSSSSSSSSSSSSSCSTCSTCSSSSNSSRSSRARNRKRRSPKVPLLNKPIKSNAEINFQLGQPTRLESSSPSLPDMPVNTSATFEEHLENVASEHNYTISPIRNPIYDFGFNLPEPMLSEESSSSSDDETNENGQMTPNSQDQFEKNRQSALMLFGESRSSSPSKSRNETNVNSQMTSNSQDQFEKNRQSALMLFGESRSSSPSKSRDETNVNSRMTSNSQDQFEKNRQSALMLFGESRSSSPSKSRDETNVNSRMTSNSQDQFEKNRQRALMLFGESRSSSSSESHDETNENGQMTSNSQDQFEKNRQRALMLFGESPSSSSSESHDETNENGQMTPKSQDQFEKNRQRALMLFGESSSSSSSESHDETNENGQMTPKSQDQFEKNHQSALMFFDELPSSSSSESHDETNENCQIAPKSQDHFEKELQSAPIREPRLDQPLAPAPRSSNRGTIEPCNVKAFKRDLMNTGYSADVKHDSADTTKVYTPMKRNSGAELPIQSRYIVPNSKPSESKITVKPVLPKHKPSRIPIRTKKPGNDRMDYQRQSLLDPIKKSLNNSYAVTSTSAYDQNDQLEKNPGAQLTELPRALNSMKKPEDNGCKTKNILKPRAHIFSNADVNPRSSTDYGPSKQDVKKSWAPRYQEQESQEFKENSLNRFFNAKGNLPDIPKKSFKDSDCKVSKADAEQRGAKTFEPLRKDLKRINKVRKWRYTKVVNKSQNRNAKKQGKVMLEPKENTIEEDAKRSNPDIVEPTVKPTKPETAVRASSSKACISDLNANIHKTKSSKLFEFNRSESQVKKGENEEEDVKLDNLKITEPVKHKRASRPKTSGRNISELDMQPSTSKAAETKTSQPKAAQPKTAQLKEMPSKALNKKVKKSKATKRKNRDPKSTEMHQYKIPKLSANKPQVKKQNTSTTTAAEAKKIIRPNNSAPTSGFSRLPEMYEEELNFPNAPHPYSTRGYYPYHRAYPRPMDHPGSQYHVNQPPPMRLHHSMYVDAEPSYQSFCQGSRYQPYDISPSMRHHYSYPGEPSPRTYPMGIPYHYNNTLYPPMRNDFYYPRDRPHFPVRNLPPMSSQGTYPPNYPSSRQFLHSMPPPADKHEQIALRSIESVGGFIQLAYAGRKYRTLKDLRERTKLSKDCLRKIFKHMCKIKRPKWRISKFYLYAFWSEITGVPQSSKFGKPLELNASYRKVISSFAESKFLRMETLMEKTGFRKGKLKRVLKMIGRKRSTKWRLLNYKKPLIHLHRSQENKSSI, from the exons ATGGCAAACAGGAGCCACCATAACACTAGCCAGCCAAAGGACCACCAAACTGCAACTGCCGATCGCATTTTGGACATACATAAATTAC CCCGTCAGGTAGAATATCTTTGGAATGGCATTGAAATTGCTGGCAGGGATGGATGCATCTTTG GCAGCACTGACATATACGTCAACGAGTTTAGTTTGGGTCTGTCAACGGAGGGGGAATTATTCTCAGTTATAGTAAGTCAGCGAGCCGAGCAACATCTGTGCTGtgtaaagaaaaaaaaaaaaagaaaaaaattaaaacttcTAACAATAATGAGTTTTTCGGAAAACGACAAAACCGCGAGTGCTACCAATAGTCTCACACATAATGGGACTGAAGACAACATGCAGAGCTCCAATTCACTG GTCGATCGGAGCAGACCAGTTTCATCAGTGAGCAGTATGAATCACGAACTTATAGAATTCGTCCAGCTGCATGCAAGCTATATTGATATTAGTGCTGAAACCAGTATGCTATATCAG AATCCGATACCCAACTACAACTTTGATTGGAGCTCTATTGGATTGGACGAACAGGAGGATACCGTTGGACAGGATCAGCCAAGCCAGGCCCTAACCGAATATGCGGTCCAACCGGTGAATAATGTAAGTCCGGATGCACTTCCTTGGCCAATTGCCGAAGAACCAACATCGCAGGCGAATCCGAATAACtttttgcaaattaaaatggAACCATATAACAAGGATGGAGAGGGAAACGAAAATTTTGCTGCGGATCAGGTACAAGAT CCAGGGGTAATTTTGCCAATGCCAACGGCTAATTCATGCACTCTATTCATGAATATAAGACAGGAACCGGTTCTGGCAATTAAAATGGAGATAGATTCAAAAGACAATGAACTACCAACTGATGTAGAATCTAAACCGAATAccaatttttcaatttttgataTTCCCAACGATAGAGACAATAATTTgtcaaattttccaaaaaggtCTGGCGATCAAGGAACTCAGTCCACTGCTACACAATCTGAAATAGATGCTAATTTAGTTTGTAAAATAGAAAACGAAACAACCATAGTTGAATTACCAACTACGTCCAATGATATAGTTTGTAAAATAGAAAACGATACAACCATGGTTGAATTACCAACTACGTCCAATAATATAAACGACGAGCAGCCAAATAACACAGATTCTGATTCGGttattaattcaatttatgatttaattgatgatttaaatttggattATGATGAACTACCAACTACATCTTGTGGCACAGAAACCCATCCAGTGGACACACAATCTAACATGGATGATAATATGCCATATGATTTGATAAGTGACATAAATATGGACTTCGTCACTCCAGCTAACAGAACATATACGGCAGCTGCAAAGCCAACACGAGGAACCGTCTACAAGGTTAGAAAGCCACGGCCGGTCAAGAGCACCATTACGGCGCCATCAAATCCCAGCATTGCCAAGATGTTGAGGGAAGCAGCCAAGAAGGAAAATGCATCTGCGGCACCGCAGAGACCGAAGAAGCCCAATGCGACGGCAACATCTTCAGTTCCAAATTTTCCAAACGCCCATAATTGGCCTGCATGCCCACCGCTGCAGGTCGGCACTATACCAACAGATGAAACCAATGACTCAATGACTCAAAATCGTCCAATGCAAACAATCGGAAAGGTGATTCAGCCCCGTGTCAAGCGGACTTACACGAAGAGAGCCAATAAGAccaataatacaaataatacaaataatacaaataat ATTCGCGGAGGAGAACTTACAATATCAAATGGACTTGTGGAGCGCGCCGGTATTAATATTGTGATGCCACCGGATCCGCTGATATCAATGGTGTCTGTTCCTCACAATCCAATACAAACCACCGGTAAAGTAATTAAGCCTCCTCCCAAGCGGACTTACAAGAAGAGAGTCAATAAGGCCATGGCTACAAATCAGTCCTCCGGAACTGAAATTGAGATTCCTCAAACCTCTTCCCAGGCACCTATACCTCGTGTCAAGCGGACTTACACGAAGAGAGCCAATAAGAccaataatacaaatatactTAATGACAATAGTTCCGGGGTCATGGAGTCTAATGGTGGAGAACCTACAATACCAAATAGTCAACAGATTCCAAACGCTGATGTTGTTCCGAATTTACCAATACAACCGACCGACAAGCCCAAAGCTCCCAGAAAACCGCGTGCTAAAAAAGTGATCAACCAGCAACCGGGGACGGATATGCCCTCTGAGGTATCGGCGCAGGGAGAAACGGCTCAAACCAAGCCGAATGCTAAGCCAAAAGCCCCTAGGGTGCCCAAAGAACCTAAGGCGCCAAAAGTACCAAAGCCACCTAAAGAACCAAAGCCACCGAAGGAGCCAAAGCCACCTAAGGAGCCAAAGCCACCTAAGGAGCCAAAGCCACCTAAGGAGCCAAAGCCACCTAAGGAGCCAAAGCCACCTAAGGAGCCAAAGCCACCTAAGGAGCCAAAGCCACCTAAGGAGCCAAAGCCACCTAAGGAGCCAAAGCCACCTAAGGAGCCAAAGCCACCTAAGGAGCCAAAGACACCTAAGGTGCCAAAGACACCTAAGGAGCCAAAGACACCTAAGGAGCCAAAGACACCTAAGGTGCCAAAGACACCTAAGGAGCCAAAGACACCTAAGGAGCCAAAGACACCCAAACCACCAAAGGCACCTAGGGTACCGAAGGAACCTAAGACGCCAAAGGTACCCAAGGAACCTAAAGCGCCTAGGGCACCCAAGGTACCAAAAGAGCCAAAGGAACCTAAAGTACCCAAGACTCCGAGGAATCCCAAGGCACCGAAAGCACCAATTCAACCGAAAGCATCAATGAATCAGACACCAAACAGCGTACAGGTACCGCTACCCATTGAGCCCGTACCTCTAGAAACACTCACTCGCACGAATCCTATACCATCAATCGTTGCCGAAATACTCCGACAGGGGCCGATAACACCAATATCGCCAATTAAATCCCCAGAATTCCTTTATCATGCTGATCAGCATACCGTAGCGAACCTCAATATGCCACAATCTTCGGGGCCAGCCAACTCAAGCGAGTCCAGTGTAAACGCCATTCCACGACTTCCAACAACGGAAGGGAAACAGCCGTCGAAGGAAAGCGCAGAAAGCACAGAAATATCAGGTCCTTGCACAAACAGTACAGTTCGAAACACTACG TCAGATGAACGGATTAAGCAAGGTCGCGTGTCAAAGCATTCATCTCGTTTTTCGCCTTCATTACGCTGTGTAGTACGCTCTTTATCCAGCTCATCCTCCAGTTCATCATCCTCCAGTTCATCATCCTCCAGTTCATCATCCTCGTCATCCTGTTCGACCTGCTCCACCTGCTCGAGCAGCTCGAACTCTTCACGATCTTCACGAGCACGTAACCGGAAACGTCGATCTCCAAAGGTTCCACTTCTCAACAAACCAATTAAATCAAATGCGGAAATAAATTTTCAGTTGGGCCAACCAACCCGTCTTGAATCATCATCCCCTTCACTACCGGACATGCCCGTGAATACTAGTGCCACCTTTGAAGAGCATTTGGAAAATGTGGCATCGGAGCATAATTATACTATATCGCCGATAAGAAACCCCATATATGATTTCGGGTTCAACTTGCCAGAGCCCATGTTGTCCGAGGAGTCATCCAGTTCTTCTGATGATGAAACCAATGAGAACGGTCAAATGACACCGAATTCTCAAGAT CAGTTTGAGAAAAATCGTCAAAGCGCTCTAATGTTGTTCGGTGAGTCACGCAGTTCTTCTCCGTCGAAGAGCCGTAATGAAACCAATGTGAACAGTCAGATGACATCGAATTCTCAAGAT CAGTTTGAGAAAAATCGTCAAAGCGCTCTAATGTTGTTCGGTGAGTCACGCAGTTCTTCTCCGTCGAAGAGCCGTGATGAAACCAATGTGAACAGTCGGATGACATCGAATTCTCAAGAT CAGTTTGAGAAAAATCGTCAAAGCGCTCTAATGTTGTTCGGTGAGTCACGCAGTTCTTCTCCGTCGAAGAGCCGTGATGAAACCAATGTGAACAGTCGGATGACATCGAATTCTCAAGAT CAGTTTGAGAAAAATCGTCAAAGGGCTCTAATGTTGTTCGGTGAGTCACGCAGTTCTTCTTCGTCGGAGAGCCATGATGAAACCAATGAGAACGGTCAGATGACATCGAATTCTCAAGAT CAGTTTGAGAAAAATCGTCAAAGGGCTCTTATGTTGTTCGGTGAGTCACCCAGTTCTTCTTCGTCGGAGAGCCATGATGAAACCAATGAGAACGGTCAGATGACACCGAAATCCCAAGAT CAGTTTGAGAAAAATCGTCAAAGGGCTCTAATGTTGTTCGGTGAGTCAAGCAGTTCTTCTTCGTCGGAGAGCCATGATGAAACCAATGAGAACGGTCAGATGACACCGAAATCCCAAGAT CAGTTTGAGAAAAATCATCAAAGCGCTCTAATGTTTTTCGATGAGTTACCCAGTTCCTCTTCGTCGGAGAGCCATGATGAAACCAATGAAAACTGTCAGATTGCACCGAAATCCCAAGAT CATTTCGAGAAAGAACTTCAAAGCGCTCCCATCAGAGAGCCCAGACTAGATCAACCCCTAGCACCAGCTCCCAGATCATCCAATCGTGGCACAATTGAGCCTTGTAATGTAAAAGCTTTTAAGCGTGATTTAATGAATACTGGATATTCTGCAGATGTGAAGCACGATAGTGCAGATACCACTAAAGTATACACTCCAATGAAAAGAAATTCTGGGGCTGAATTGCCTATTCAGAGTCGCTATATAGTGCCCAATTCTAAGCCATCAGAAAGTAAGATTACTGTTAAACCAGTGCTGCCAAAGCACAAGCCATCAAGGATTCCAATAAGAACCAAAAAACCAGGAAATGACAGAATGGATTACCAGAGGCAGTCTTTACTTGATCCAATTAAAAAATCTTTGAATAATTCTTATGCTGTTACTAGCACTTCGGCATACGATCAAAATGACCAGCTAGAAAAAAATCCTGGGGCTCAATTGACAGAACTGCCGAGAGCTCTGAATTCAATGAAAAAACCAGAGGATAATGgatgtaaaacaaaaaatatccTAAAGCCGCGTGCCCATATATTTTCGAATGCAGACGTGAACCCTCGCAGCTCTACAGATTATGGGCCATCTAAGCAGGACGTCAAAAAGTCTTGGGCACCACGTTACCAAGAACAAGAATCGCAGGAGTTCAAGGAAAATTCATTGAATAGATTCTTTAATGCTAAGGGTAACTTACCTGATATTCCTAAGAAGTCATTCAAAGATTCCGACTGTAAAGTTTCCAAAGCAGATGCTGAGCAACGTGGCGCCAAAACATTTGAACCTTTACGCAAGGACTTAAAACGTATAAACAAAGTACGAAAATGGAGATATACTAAAGTAGTCAATAAAAGCCAGAATAGAAATGCAAAGAAGCAGGGCAAGGTTATGCTAGAGCCTAAAGAAAATACTATCGAAGAAGATGCAAAACGATCTAATCCTGACATCGTTGAACCAACTGTAAAACCTACAAAACCTGAAACAGCCGTGCGCGCCAGCAGTTCCAAGGCTTGCATTTCAGacttaaatgcaaatattcaTAAAACTAAATCTTCAAAGCTCTTTGAATTCAATCGTTCTGAATCACAAGTAAAAAAAGGTGAAAACGAAGAAGAAGATGTCAAGCTCGACAATCTGAAAATAACTGAACCAGTTAAACATAAACGGGCTTCAAGACCCAAAACATCCGGACGAAACATTTCTGAGCTAGATATGCAGCCTAGTACTTCTAAAGCTGCTGAGACAAAAACTTCTCAACCAAAAGCTGCTCAACCCAAAACTGCTCAATTAAAGGAAATGCCCTCCAAAGCATTGAACAAAAAGGTGAAAAAATCAAAGGCCACAAAACGTAAAAATAGGGATCCAAAGAGTACTGAAATGCATCAGTATAAAATTCCCAAGCTTTCCGCAAATAAGCCACAGGTAAAAAAACAG AATACATCGACTACAACCGCTGCCGAAGCAAAGAAGATCATAAGACCTAACAATTCGGCACCGACAAGCGGATTCTCACGATTACCGGAGATGTACGAGGAGGAGCTAAACTTTCCGAATGCTCCACATCCCTACTCAACAAGGGGCTATTATCCCTATCATAGGGCCTATCCAAGGCCTATGGATCACCCGGGCAGTCAGTATCATGTGAACCAACCCCCACCAATGAGATTGCATCATTCCATGTACGTTGATGCGGAACCGTCTTATCAGAGCTTTTGTCAAGGGTCACGATACCAACCATATGACATTAGCCCGTCAATGAGACACCATTACTCCTATCCAGGGGAGCCATCTCCCAGAACATATCCGATGGGTATACCCTATCATTACAATAACACGCTCTACCCCCCGATGAGAAATGATTTCTACTACCCAAGGGACCGTCCGCACTTTCCTGTACGCAATTTACCACCGATGAGTTCTCAAGGGACTTATCCACCGAATTATCCATCTTCTCGTCAATTTTTGCATTCAATGCCCCCTCCTGCTGATAAACATGAACag atCGCATTGCGTTCGATCGAAAGCGTTGGTGGTTTTATTCAATTGGCCTATGCAGGTCGGAAATACAGGACTCTTAAGGATCTCAGGGAGCGAACAAAGTTATCGAAAGACTGTTTGCGTAAGATTTTTAAGCACATGTGCAAAATTAAGCGTCCCAAGTGGCGCATCAGCAAGTTTTATTTGTACGCATTCTGGTCTGAAATTACGGGGGTTCCCCAAAGTTCTAAATTTGGCAAACCG TTGGAACTAAACGCTTCCTATCGCAAGGTAATTAGTTCCTTTGCGGAAAGCAAGTTTCTACGCATGGAGACTTTAATGGAGAAAACTGGGTTTCGGAAAGGCAAACTTAAGCGAGTTCTAAAAATGATCGGAAGAAAGCGATCCACGAAATGGCGTCTGCTCAATTATAAGAAGCCACTTATTCACTTGCACCGCAGTCAAGAGAATAAGTCTTCTATATAA
- the LOC117147870 gene encoding axoneme-associated protein mst101(2) — MSLQQKVTHFIRFLTVKLLLKRTLNIFLKIRKLKIFNMLLTILYILGLVAIILAYIMYSLSLIRADLKELEWYEEVARRRRWFVKDDEGRPRAASKRQIREEVREALENGCDESNSREFKRFDEAARRRGWFAEDDEGRPTATSKRQSREETRKELAIGYIESESSDFEWNDEAARRRVWFAEDDQGGPRSTSERQICEEDREELEIGYIESDCSEFEWTDETASRRGSVGEDDQGGPKRQSCEEAREELEIGCNESNYREFKRFDETASRRGSVGEDDQGGPKRQSCEEAREELEIGCNESNYREFKRFDEAAGRRGSVGEDDQGGPRSTSERQICEEDREELEIGYIESDSSDFEWTDETASRRGSVGEDDQGGPKRQSCEEAREELEIGCNESNYREFKRFDEAAGRRGSVGEDDQGGPRSTSERQICEEDREELEIGYIESDSSDFEWTDETASRRGSVGEDDQGGPKRQSCEEAREELEIGCNESNYREFKRFDEAAGRRGSVGEDDQGGPRSTSERQICEEDREELEIGYIESDSSDFEWTDETASRRGSVGEDDQGGPKRQICEEDREELEIGCNESNSREFKRFDEAARRRGSVGEDEQKMKKQNKITI; from the coding sequence ATGTCACTTCAACAGAAAGTTACTCATTTCATTCGTTTTCTTACAGTCAAGCTACTTCTAAAACgcactttaaatatattcctGAAAATCAGAAAGttgaaaattttcaatatGCTTCTTACAATTCTTTATATTCTAGGCCTCGTGGCTATAATCTTAGCGTACATTATGTATAGCCTGTCGTTGATAAGGGCGGACTTAAAGGAGTTAGAGTGGTATGAAGAAGTGGCTCGTCGTAGAAGATGGTTTGTAAAGGATGATGAAGGCCGTCCGAGAGCTGCATCCAAAAGGCAAATCCGTGAAGAAGTCAGGGAGGCACTTGAGAATGGATGCGATGAATCAAATTCCCGTGAGTTCAAAAGGTTTGACGAAGCTGCTCGTCGTAGGGGATGGTTTGCAGAGGATGATGAAGGCCGCCCGACAGCTACATCCAAAAGGCAAAGCCGTGAAGAAACTAGGAAGGAACTTGCGATTGGATACATTGAATCAGAGTCCAGTGATTTCGAGTGGAATGACGAAGCTGCTCGTCGTAGAGTATGGTTTGCAGAGGATGATCAAGGCGGCCCGAGGTCTACATCCGAAAGACAAATCTGTGAAGAAGATAGGGAGGAACTTGAGATTGGATACATTGAATCAGATTGCAGTGAGTTCGAGTGGACTGACGAAACTGCTAGTCGTAGAGGATCGGTTGGAGAGGATGATCAAGGCGGCCCCAAAAGACAAAGCTGTGAAGAAGCTAGGGAGGAACTTGAGATTGGTTGCAATGAATCAAATTACCGTGAGTTCAAAAGGTTTGACGAAACTGCTAGTCGTAGAGGATCGGTTGGAGAGGATGATCAAGGCGGCCCCAAAAGACAAAGCTGTGAAGAAGCTAGGGAGGAACTTGAGATTGGTTGCAATGAATCAAATTACCGTGAGTTCAAAAGGTTTGACGAAGCTGCTGGTCGTAGAGGATCGGTTGGAGAGGATGATCAAGGCGGCCCGAGGTCTACATCCGAAAGACAAATCTGTGAAGAAGATAGGGAGGAACTTGAGATTGGATACATTGAATCAGATTCCAGTGATTTCGAGTGGACTGACGAAACTGCTAGTCGTAGAGGATCGGTTGGAGAGGATGATCAAGGCGGCCCCAAAAGACAAAGCTGTGAAGAAGCTAGGGAGGAACTTGAGATTGGTTGCAATGAATCAAATTACCGTGAGTTCAAAAGGTTTGACGAAGCTGCTGGTCGTAGAGGATCGGTTGGAGAGGATGATCAAGGCGGCCCGAGGTCTACATCCGAAAGACAAATCTGTGAAGAAGATAGGGAGGAACTTGAGATTGGATACATTGAATCAGATTCCAGTGATTTCGAGTGGACTGACGAAACTGCTAGTCGTAGAGGATCGGTTGGAGAGGATGATCAAGGCGGCCCCAAAAGACAAAGCTGTGAAGAAGCTAGGGAGGAACTTGAGATTGGTTGCAATGAATCAAATTACCGTGAGTTCAAAAGGTTTGACGAAGCTGCTGGTCGTAGAGGATCGGTTGGAGAGGATGATCAAGGCGGCCCGAGGTCTACATCCGAAAGACAAATCTGTGAAGAAGATAGGGAGGAACTTGAGATTGGATACATTGAATCAGATTCCAGTGATTTCGAGTGGACTGACGAAACTGCTAGTCGTAGAGGATCGGTTGGAGAGGATGATCAAGGCGGCCCCAAAAGACAAATCTGTGAAGAAGATAGAGAGGAACTTGAGATTGGATGCAATGAATCAAATTCCCGTGAGTTCAAAAGGTTTGACGAAGCTGCTCGTCGTAGAGGATCGGTTGGAGAAGATGAACAGAAGATGAAAAAACAGAACAAAATTACCATATAA
- the LOC117147815 gene encoding uncharacterized protein LOC117147815, protein MKAETEAMASLAEDRGPNICSCSRLRSECWTRHSITAEDTMTRLALKYDTSIGRICRANRMHSQDVLQARRHVWVPVPSSQFQMGCPEKSKFDESPETPTRKVTPNLPSHFYRQSDPNPNPFADDDDPLLFITVMKEVLQ, encoded by the exons ATGAAGGCTG AAACCGAAGCTATGGCCAGCCTGGCGGAAGATCGGGGTCCCAATATCTGCAGCTGTAGTCGATTGCGATCCGAGTGCTGGACAAGACATTCGATCACCGCCGAGGACACGATGACTCGTCTGGCTTTAAAGTACGACACCAGCATTGGACGCATCTGCAGGGCGAATCGAATGCACAGCCAGGATGTCCTGCAGGCACGCCGTCACGTTTGGGTGCCCGTACCAAGCAGTCAGTTCCAGATGGGGTGTCCAGAGAAATCAAAGTTCGACGAAAGTCCGGAGACACCTACCAGAAAAGTAACGCCGAACTTGCCGTCACATTTTTATCGCCAAAGtgatccaaatccaaatccttTTGCCGACGATGATGATCCCCTGCTGTTCATCACAGTTATGAAGGAAGTTCTTCAATGA
- the LOC117147689 gene encoding putative inorganic phosphate cotransporter: MADAAGVPDSKGVTNRNRSDQEAKMVRYDSDGQIPRCRKTRFFVVLMLFSGMANAYVMRTNMSVAIVAMVNHTAISHTKSPAQSKERDGDFEWSYKLQGYILSSFFYGYVITQIPFGLMIKYYGARHFLGWGMMINSLAAFFIPISARSGGVVGLCVVRFIQGLGEGPIVPCSHSLLAQWVPPDERSLAGAAVYAGAQFGTIVSMPLSGLLAHYGFDGGWPSIFYVFGLVSTIWCVIFICLVQESPAVSTRISEAERRHIMEAIWQAQPEERGRIPFVGIAKSPPFYAILVAHAGHNYGYETLMTMLPTYMYRVLNVNIRTNGIISSLPYLAMWILAIVFGILADCLIRRNCSITVVRKLMNSLGQYGPALALISVGFVHHSLWLTSVIFILGMGLNGAIYCGFKINHLDLSPRFAGLLISVTNCVANLVGLMAPMVAGHVIDPKSSVDNWRIVFNIAAAIFIFTASFYNVFASGKPQW, from the coding sequence ATGGCCGACGCCGCTGGAGTGCCGGACTCCAAGGGAGTCACTAATCGGAATCGCAGTGACCAGGAGGCCAAGATGGTGCGCTACGACTCCGATGGGCAGATTCCCAGGTGCCGAAAGACCCGATTCTTCGTCGTCCTGATGCTCTTCTCGGGAATGGCCAATGCCTATGTGATGCGCACAAATATGTCCGTGGCGATTGTGGCCATGGTCAACCACACGGCAATCTCGCATACCAAATCGCCGGCTCAATCGAAGGAACGGGATGGTGACTTCGAGTGGAGCTATAAGCTGCAGGGCTACATCCTCTCTAGCTTCTTCTACGGCTATGTCATAACCCAGATACCCTTTGGCCTGATGATCAAGTACTACGGCGCTCGGCATTTTCTCGGCTGGGGCATGATGATCAACTCGTTGGCCGCCTTCTTCATTCCGATCTCGGCGAGATCGGGTGGCGTCGTCGGTCTGTGTGTGGTGCGTTTCATCCAGGGCCTGGGCGAGGGACCCATAGTGCCCTGCTCCCACTCCCTGCTGGCCCAGTGGGTGCCTCCGGACGAGAGATCGCTGGCCGGAGCAGCGGTCTACGCGGGAGCCCAGTTCGGTACCATTGTATCGATGCCATTGAGTGGCCTTCTGGCCCACTACGGTTTCGATGGCGGCTGGCCATCGATCTTCTACGTCTTCGGCCTGGTCAGCACCATCTGGTGTGTAATCTTCATCTGCCTGGTGCAGGAGAGTCCGGCCGTGAGCACTCGCATCTCGGAGGCGGAGCGACGGCACATCATGGAGGCCATTTGGCAGGCGCAGCCGGAGGAAAGGGGCAGGATACCCTTTGTGGGCATTGCCAAATCGCCACCCTTCTATGCCATTCTGGTGGCCCATGCCGGGCACAATTATGGCTATGAAACGCTGATGACCATGCTGCCCACCTATATGTACAGAGTTCTCAATGTGAACATCCGCACAAACGGCATAATATCCTCGCTGCCCTACCTGGCCATGTGGATTCTGGCCATTGTGTTTGGCATCCTGGCGGATTGCCTCATCCGGCGGAACTGCTCCATCACCGTAGTCCGCAAGTTGATGAACAGCCTGGGCCAGTACGGACCCGCCCTGGCCCTAATCTCCGTGGGCTTTGTGCACCACAGCCTCTGGCTGACCAGCGTGATTTTCATCCTGGGCATGGGACTCAACGGTGCCATCTACTGCGGCTTCAAGATCAATCACCTCGACCTGTCGCCGCGCTTCGCCGGCCTGCTAATCTCCGTAACCAATTGCGTGGCCAACTTGGTGGGTCTGATGGCGCCCATGGTGGCCGGTCATGTGATCGACCCCAAGTCCAGCGTGGATAACTGGAGGATTGTGTTTAATATTGCTGctgctatttttattttcaccgCCAGTTTTTATAACGTATTTGCCAGCGGCAAGCCGCAATGGTAA